One Pleuronectes platessa chromosome 20, fPlePla1.1, whole genome shotgun sequence DNA window includes the following coding sequences:
- the aoc1 gene encoding amiloride-sensitive amine oxidase [copper-containing], whose product MKLLCLLLLACLAGCGASSSRDWAHHGAPMFADLTVRELKAVRAYLHGLPQLELTDARSKPLKKNSILLIELHLPKKHEALRALDRGQSKPPRQARVIIQFGNQTKPNITEYIVSPLPSPKSHEVKTFKGGKPVGFDSRPITAAEYRHMIAILEKITTKAHKLLFETTGGFSFTNCSNRCLTFSDIAPRGLGPGERRTWIMLQKFVEGYFIHPVGFEVLVNHRDLDPEKWAVEKVWYNSMYFDSVEELVEKYESGGVEKIKLPDHDDNDLYSTYIPRGHSNTPTNIHGPKLVEPQGPRYLVDRNFVEYSGWSFAYRVRSSAGLQIFDLRFNGERIAYEVSLQEAIAFYAGDTPAAMQTKYIDAGWAMGTSSFELAPGIDCPEIATFIDLNHYYDTDKPLHHKNALCIFEMTTGMPLRRHFNSNFKGGYNFYGGLENSVLVLRTTSTVYNYDYIWDFVFYQNGVMEVKVSATGYIHATFLTPNGLQYGNKVYDYALGNLHTHLVHYKVDLDIAGRENSFESIDLKFVNFTNPWSPKNFIVQSKLHKTEHKTERSAAFRFGKKFPRYVHFYNANKKNKWGHQKGYRIQFNSHAHSVLPKGWREENGISWSRYPLAVTRHKDSEASSSSIYSQNDPWEPAVSFEDYIRNNEDIVNQDLVAWVTVGFLHVPHSEDIPNTATPGNAVGFFLRPFNFFDEDPSLSSRSTVIVRPGQDGKPKVQRWTPEVVGHCVTDKPFFYNGTYAGV is encoded by the exons ATGAAgcttctctgtctgctgctgttggcCTGTTTGGCTGGCTGTGGTGCTTCCAGTTCAAGAGACTGGGCTCATCACGGGGCTCCCATGTTTGCCGACCTCACAGTTCGTGAATTGAAAGCTGTCCGGGCGTACCTGCATGGTCTTCCGCAACTGGAGCTCACTGATGCCCGCAGCAAGCCTCTGAAGAAGAACAGCATCCTCCTGATAGAACTCCATTTGCCAAAGAAGCACGAAGCCCTGAGAGCTCTGGACCGAGGACAGTCAAAACCCCCACGTCAAGCCCGTGTCATCATTCAGTTCGGGAACCAAACCAAACCCAACATCACTGAGTACATTGTCAGTCCATTGCCATCCCCAAAGTCCCATGAAGTTAAGACCTTCAAGGGGGGGAAGCCTGTCGGCTTTGATTCAAGGCCTATTACTGCTGCAGAGTATCGCCATATGATTGCCATCCTTGAGAAGATTACAACTAAAGCTCACAAACTCCTCTTTGAGACCACAGGCGGGTTTTCCTTCACTAACTGCTCTAACCGCTGCCTGACGTTCTCTGACATAGCCCCCCGTGGTCTGGGTCCTGGTGAGAGGAGAACCTGGATCATGTTGCAGAAGTTTGTGGAGGGTTATTTCATCCATCCAGTTGGGTTTGAGGTACTGGTCAACCATCGGGACCTGGACCCAGAAAAATGGGCAGTCGAAAAGGTCTGGTACAACAGCATGTACTTTGACAGTGTTGAGGAGCTGGTAGAAAAGTATGAGTCAGGAGGTGTGGAGAAGATCAAGTTACCCGATCACGATGACAATGACCTCTACTCCACCTACATCCCCCGGGGTCACAGCAACACCCCCACCAATATCCACGGGCCAAAGCTTGTGGAGCCTCAGGGACCTCGCTATCTCGTTGACCGCAACTTTGTTGAATACTCTGGATGGTCTTTTGCCTACCGAGTTCGCTCATCAGCCGGGCTTCAAATCTTTGACCTACGTTTTAATGGAGAAAGGATTGCCTACGAAGTCAGTCTCCAAGAAGCGATTGCCTTCTATGCTGGTGACACTCCTGCGGCCATGCAAACAAAGTATATCGATGCAGGATGGGCAATGGGCACTTCAAGCTTCGAGCTAGCGCCTGGAATCGACTGTCCAGAAATTGCCACATTTATCGACCTTAACCACTACTACGACACGGATAAACCTCTGCACCACAAAAATGCACTTTGTATTTTTGAGATGACAACGGGTATGCCCCTCAGAAGGCATTTCAACTCCAACTTCAAGGGGGGATACAACTTCTACGGGGGGCTGGAAAACAGCGTGCTGGTGCTGCGGACAACCTCAACGGTTTACAACTATGATTACATCTGGGACTTCGTCTTCTACCAGAATGGGGTGATGGAGGTAAAGGTCAGCGCCACTGGATACATCCACGCCACATTCTTGACCCCCAATGGACTTCAATATGGCAACAAGGTGTATGATTATGCGCTGGGTAACTTGCATACACACCTCGTCCATTACAAGGTGGATCTGGATATAGCTG GTCGAGAGAACAGCTTTGAGTCGATCGATCTGAAGTTTGTCAACTTCACAAATCCCTGGAGCCCGAAGAACTTCATTGTCCAGTCCAAACTCCACAAGACAGAGCACAAGACCGAGCGATCTGCCGCCTTCCGCTTTGGCAAAAAGTTCCCCCGCTATGTGCACTTTTACAACGCcaacaagaaaaataaatgggGGCACCAGAAGGGTTACCGAATTCAGTTCAACTCACATGCCCATAGTGTCCTTCCAAAAGGCTGGAGAGAGGAAAACGGCATCAGTTGGTCAAG GTATCCTCTGGCTGTGACTCGTCATAAAGATAGTgaagccagcagcagcagcatttacAGCCAGAACGATCCCTGGGAACCTGCCGTGTCCTTTGAGGACTACATCCGCAACAATGAAGACATAGTCAACCAG GACCTAGTTGCCTGGGTGACGGTGGGCTTCCTGCATGTGCCTCACTCAGAAGACATCCCCAACACGGCGACACCCGGCAACGCAGTGGGCTTCTTCCTTCGTCCCTTCAATTTCTTCGACGAAGACCCTTCGCTGTCGTCGCGCAGCACCGTCATCGTCCGGCCGGGGCAGGATGGCAAACCCAAGGTCCAGAGATGGACACCTGAGGTCGTGGGACACTGTGTGACAGACAAGCCATTCTTTTACAACGGCACCTATGCAGGTGTCTAG